Proteins encoded within one genomic window of Actinomycetes bacterium:
- the groEL gene encoding chaperonin GroEL (60 kDa chaperone family; promotes refolding of misfolded polypeptides especially under stressful conditions; forms two stacked rings of heptamers to form a barrel-shaped 14mer; ends can be capped by GroES; misfolded proteins enter the barrel where they are refolded when GroES binds; many bacteria have multiple copies of the groEL gene which are active under different environmental conditions; the B.japonicum protein in this cluster is expressed constitutively; in Rhodobacter, Corynebacterium and Rhizobium this protein is essential for growth) yields the protein EKVKNLPAGQGLDANSGQYVNMIDEGIIDPAKVTRSALQNASSIAALLLTTEVVIAEKPEKNDQGGPSMPGGGMPGGMPGGMPGGMPGM from the coding sequence TAGAGAAGGTTAAAAACCTGCCTGCCGGCCAGGGACTTGATGCCAACAGCGGCCAGTATGTAAACATGATAGATGAAGGCATAATAGATCCGGCCAAGGTAACCCGTTCGGCACTGCAGAATGCATCTTCCATTGCTGCGCTTCTGCTTACCACCGAAGTAGTGATAGCCGAGAAACCGGAAAAAAATGATCAGGGTGGACCATCCATGCCCGGCGGCGGAATGCCAGGCGGAATGCCAGGCGGAATGCCCGGTGGCATGCCCGGTATGTAA